One genomic region from Leptolyngbyaceae cyanobacterium JSC-12 encodes:
- a CDS encoding Integral membrane protein CcmA involved in cell shape determination (IMG reference gene:2510095715~PFAM: Protein of unknown function, DUF583), with amino-acid sequence MFHRNKPIPASTYLAPNSEFQGDLHVEGNLRVDGVIHGTVEVRGDMEISSTGLVEGPEVRVRNLIVHGVLKARVVAEGRLTLSRTARLEGDVVANALDIEAGAFYVGYIEAGDAKLLPGFQARPELMASREEL; translated from the coding sequence ATGTTTCATCGAAATAAACCAATCCCTGCTTCAACCTATCTTGCGCCTAACAGCGAATTTCAGGGTGACCTTCATGTAGAAGGGAACTTGCGTGTAGATGGTGTGATTCACGGCACGGTGGAAGTCCGAGGAGATATGGAAATTTCTTCCACTGGGCTGGTTGAGGGACCTGAAGTGAGAGTACGTAACTTGATAGTGCATGGTGTGCTGAAAGCCCGAGTTGTTGCAGAAGGGAGACTGACACTTAGTCGGACAGCCCGCTTAGAAGGGGATGTCGTTGCTAACGCCCTCGATATTGAGGCAGGTGCGTTTTATGTTGGGTACATTGAAGCGGGTGATGCAAAATTGCTACCTGGTTTTCAAGCGAGACCAGAATTGATGGCAAGTCGGGAAGAACTCTAG
- a CDS encoding photosystem II DI subunit, Q(B) protein (IMG reference gene:2510095716~PFAM: Photosynthetic reaction centre protein~TIGRFAM: photosystem II, DI subunit (also called Q(B))) has product MTTTLQRAERRNVWSQFCEWITSTESRLYIGWFGVLMIPTLLAATICYVIAFIAAPPVDIDGIREPVAGSLLYGNNIISGAVVPSSNAIGLHFYPIWEAASLDEWLYNGGPYQLVVLHFLIGVFCYMGREWELSYRLGMRPWICVAYSAPVAAATAVFLIYPIGQGSFSDGMPLGISGTFNFMFVFQAEHNILMHPFHMLGVAGVFGGSLFSAMHGSLVTSSLVRETTETESQNYGYKFGQEEETYNIVAAHGYFGRLIFQYASFNNSRSLHFFLGAWPVIGIWFTALGISTMAFNLNGFNFNQSIIDSQGRVVATWADVLNRANLGMEVMHERNAHNFPLDLAAGEATPVALTAPAING; this is encoded by the coding sequence ATGACCACGACCTTACAGCGCGCCGAGCGCCGAAACGTGTGGAGTCAGTTTTGCGAGTGGATCACCTCAACCGAAAGCCGCCTATACATCGGCTGGTTCGGCGTATTGATGATCCCCACCCTCCTGGCTGCCACCATCTGCTACGTCATCGCCTTCATCGCTGCTCCCCCTGTGGACATCGATGGCATTCGTGAACCCGTCGCTGGCTCCCTCCTGTACGGCAACAACATCATCTCCGGTGCAGTTGTCCCCTCCAGCAACGCCATTGGACTACACTTCTACCCCATCTGGGAAGCCGCCTCTCTAGACGAGTGGCTATACAACGGCGGTCCCTACCAACTGGTTGTCCTGCACTTCCTGATCGGCGTCTTCTGCTACATGGGACGTGAATGGGAACTATCCTACCGTCTAGGCATGCGCCCCTGGATCTGCGTCGCCTACTCCGCCCCCGTTGCGGCAGCAACCGCTGTTTTCCTGATCTACCCCATCGGACAAGGCTCCTTCTCCGACGGCATGCCCCTGGGCATCTCCGGCACCTTCAACTTCATGTTCGTGTTCCAAGCCGAGCACAACATCCTGATGCACCCCTTCCACATGCTGGGTGTAGCCGGAGTCTTCGGCGGCAGCTTGTTCTCCGCCATGCACGGTTCCTTGGTGACCTCCTCCTTAGTGCGTGAGACCACCGAAACCGAGTCACAGAACTACGGGTACAAGTTTGGTCAAGAAGAAGAAACCTACAACATCGTAGCGGCTCACGGCTACTTCGGTCGGTTGATCTTCCAATACGCGAGCTTCAACAACTCTCGTTCCTTGCACTTCTTCCTGGGTGCATGGCCTGTGATTGGGATTTGGTTCACCGCATTGGGCATCAGCACCATGGCGTTCAACCTCAACGGGTTCAACTTCAATCAGTCCATCATCGACTCTCAAGGTCGTGTGGTTGCTACCTGGGCTGATGTGCTCAACCGTGCCAACCTAGGGATGGAAGTGATGCACGAGCGCAACGCTCACAACTTCCCATTGGATTTGGCGGCAGGTGAAGCGACTCCTGTGGCTTTGACTGCTCCTGCGATCAATGGCTAA
- a CDS encoding protein of unknown function DUF1815 (IMG reference gene:2510095717~PFAM: Domain of unknown function (DUF1815)), which translates to MFIRLAEQHRQFVQDLVMNLQALAIVLERQGYLASCYTCGGQMNSASFMVSLTDNHLIRFLVSDYGITWTEMRDDRELMKLEGAEAISQLQELANLVKYQIKPSQNRSAIAIETIS; encoded by the coding sequence GTGTTCATTCGACTCGCAGAACAACATCGTCAGTTCGTCCAAGACTTAGTGATGAACCTACAAGCTCTGGCAATTGTGTTAGAGCGACAAGGCTACTTGGCATCTTGCTATACCTGTGGAGGGCAGATGAACAGTGCGTCCTTCATGGTGAGTTTGACGGATAACCATCTCATTCGCTTCTTGGTTTCTGACTACGGGATCACGTGGACTGAGATGCGAGATGATCGAGAGTTAATGAAACTAGAAGGTGCAGAGGCAATCAGCCAGCTTCAAGAGCTTGCTAACTTGGTGAAGTATCAGATTAAGCCTTCTCAAAACCGTTCAGCGATCGCGATAGAGACGATTAGCTAG
- a CDS encoding transposase (IMG reference gene:2510095718~PFAM: Transposase IS200 like), which produces MSEYIHKSHNVTVLLYHLVFPAKYRRAVFDEQVDEVLREVCLEIEKRYEIKFIEIGVDKDHVHFLVQSVPTYSVTKLVKMIKSLTAREVFRRCPQVKQKLWGGEFWSDGYFASTVGKHGDEGMIANYVKNQGNEYLKLHRDEQLTLF; this is translated from the coding sequence ATGAGCGAGTACATCCACAAAAGTCATAACGTTACGGTTTTGCTATACCACCTTGTGTTTCCAGCAAAGTATCGGCGGGCTGTGTTTGATGAACAGGTCGATGAAGTTTTGCGAGAAGTTTGCCTGGAGATTGAGAAACGCTACGAGATTAAATTTATAGAAATCGGTGTAGACAAAGACCATGTGCACTTTTTAGTCCAATCGGTGCCGACATACAGCGTGACCAAATTGGTCAAAATGATCAAGAGTTTGACCGCAAGGGAAGTGTTTCGGCGTTGTCCTCAGGTGAAGCAAAAGCTATGGGGTGGAGAGTTTTGGAGTGATGGCTATTTTGCAAGTACAGTTGGGAAACACGGGGATGAAGGGATGATTGCGAACTACGTCAAAAATCAGGGTAACGAATATCTCAAGCTACACCGAGATGAGCAGCTTACTCTTTTTTGA
- a CDS encoding GTP-binding protein HflX (IMG reference gene:2510095719~PFAM: GTPase of unknown function~TIGRFAM: GTP-binding protein HflX; small GTP-binding protein domain), which translates to MHIETVYGHLQGVKPSQFKQLQRLYQARLPGDRITTAEFAQRVAAISTDLGQPICVYVNRRGQVIRVGVGTLRQTRIPPLELPRYGVERLSGIRCISTQLKVEPPNESTLTCMAIQRLDALIILTLSGSGFERRGGGATGYIRETYLAHLIPHPEANWTVSPPLSLDVLTNQDFVSLVEGLEEEFRRDFVARQVDRDQDRVLLVGLHTDNCTAQAFQDSLAELARLVDTAGGEVLQTMKQRRNQPHPQTVVGEGKVQEIARTAQTLGANVVVFDRDLSPAQVRNLEEQIGLRVVDRTEVILDIFAQRAQSGAGKLQVELAQLEYRLPRLTGRGQSMSRLGGGIGTRGPGETKLETERRAIQRRISRLQQEVNQLQAHRARMRQRRQHQEVPSIAVVGYTNAGKSTLLNVLTNAEVYTADQLFATLDPTTRRLVVPDAMTQAPRSILLTDTVGFIHDLPPSLVDAFRATLEEVTEANALLHVVDLSHPAWHNQIRSVMTILSQMPIAPGPVLLAFNKIDQVDSNTLALAQEEFPQAVFISACDRLGLETLRRRLGQLVHYAMSG; encoded by the coding sequence GTGCATATCGAGACAGTTTACGGACATCTTCAAGGAGTTAAGCCCAGTCAGTTCAAGCAATTACAGCGGCTTTATCAAGCAAGATTACCGGGCGATCGCATCACTACAGCAGAATTTGCCCAGCGAGTCGCAGCTATCAGTACCGATCTGGGACAACCGATTTGCGTATACGTGAATCGAAGGGGACAAGTTATTCGAGTTGGAGTGGGCACCCTGCGTCAAACTCGCATTCCACCACTTGAGTTACCTCGATATGGAGTTGAGCGCCTGAGTGGAATTCGCTGTATTTCAACCCAACTCAAGGTTGAGCCTCCGAACGAATCAACCTTAACTTGCATGGCAATTCAACGATTAGACGCCTTGATTATACTAACGCTGAGTGGCAGCGGCTTTGAACGGCGAGGAGGAGGTGCCACTGGCTATATTCGAGAAACTTACCTGGCTCATCTCATCCCCCATCCAGAAGCCAATTGGACTGTTTCCCCTCCCTTAAGTTTGGATGTGCTGACAAATCAGGATTTTGTCAGCTTAGTGGAAGGACTTGAGGAAGAATTTCGGCGAGATTTCGTTGCCCGGCAGGTAGACCGAGATCAAGACCGGGTCCTGCTAGTAGGGTTACATACTGACAACTGTACTGCTCAAGCTTTCCAGGATAGTTTAGCTGAGTTGGCAAGGTTGGTAGATACAGCAGGCGGGGAAGTTTTGCAAACCATGAAACAGCGGCGCAACCAGCCGCATCCTCAAACAGTAGTGGGAGAAGGGAAGGTTCAGGAAATTGCCCGAACGGCTCAAACGTTGGGGGCAAATGTCGTGGTGTTTGATCGAGATTTGTCGCCTGCTCAGGTGCGGAACCTGGAAGAGCAGATTGGGCTACGAGTCGTTGATCGCACGGAAGTAATTCTGGACATTTTCGCTCAGCGTGCTCAATCGGGAGCAGGGAAGCTACAAGTTGAACTAGCGCAGCTTGAGTATCGCTTGCCACGACTAACTGGGCGAGGGCAGTCAATGTCCCGCTTGGGGGGTGGCATCGGTACTCGTGGTCCAGGTGAGACGAAACTAGAAACTGAACGTCGGGCAATTCAGCGACGAATTTCACGACTTCAGCAAGAAGTGAATCAATTACAGGCGCATCGAGCCAGAATGCGACAGCGCCGACAGCATCAGGAAGTACCCTCGATCGCAGTTGTGGGTTACACCAACGCCGGAAAATCAACCCTGTTGAATGTGCTGACCAATGCTGAGGTTTATACGGCTGATCAGTTGTTTGCGACGTTGGACCCTACAACCCGGCGATTGGTTGTCCCTGATGCCATGACGCAAGCACCTCGTTCCATTTTGCTCACCGACACCGTGGGGTTTATTCATGATCTGCCACCATCACTAGTGGATGCGTTTCGTGCCACGTTGGAGGAGGTCACTGAAGCCAATGCCCTGTTACATGTGGTGGATTTGTCGCATCCAGCATGGCACAACCAAATTCGCTCGGTGATGACCATTCTGTCACAAATGCCAATCGCTCCGGGTCCGGTTTTGCTAGCTTTCAACAAAATCGACCAAGTAGATAGCAACACCTTAGCCCTGGCGCAAGAAGAATTTCCACAGGCAGTGTTCATTTCAGCCTGCGATCGCCTGGGACTGGAAACACTGCGACGACGCTTGGGACAACTGGTGCATTATGCAATGTCTGGCTGA
- a CDS encoding phosphate uptake regulator, PhoU (IMG reference gene:2510095720~PFAM: PhoU domain~TIGRFAM: phosphate transport system regulatory protein PhoU), protein MGEQLEISGTTRIHFERQIKRIQRDVLRMGALVENSFWLARQALFERDLEAPSQISIQDDQIDQLYRQIEQDCVSLIALQSPVAQDLRLLSALMQLVRDLERIGDYAEDLGEIAVQLFPYPTPSHMDQVKRMCDRCRAMLALSLAALSDLDAESGLAVKVRDDAVDLDYETLYHSLAQQRNIQGVVEPIVLLVLIIRHLERMADHATNIGKRVAYIVTGQR, encoded by the coding sequence TTGGGTGAACAATTGGAAATCTCTGGAACAACTCGCATTCATTTTGAACGCCAGATCAAACGAATTCAGCGCGATGTCTTGCGGATGGGGGCACTGGTTGAAAATTCGTTTTGGCTGGCGCGCCAAGCTTTGTTTGAGCGAGATTTAGAAGCCCCCAGTCAAATCTCTATTCAGGATGATCAGATTGACCAGCTCTATCGCCAAATTGAACAAGATTGCGTTTCATTAATTGCATTACAGTCTCCAGTTGCTCAAGATCTGCGCCTCTTGAGTGCCTTGATGCAGTTGGTTCGAGATCTGGAACGGATTGGGGATTATGCCGAAGATTTGGGTGAAATTGCAGTTCAGTTGTTTCCATACCCCACACCATCTCACATGGATCAGGTCAAGCGCATGTGCGATCGCTGCCGAGCCATGCTGGCATTGAGTCTGGCTGCCTTATCCGATCTTGATGCAGAGTCGGGTTTAGCTGTGAAAGTGCGGGATGATGCAGTTGATCTGGACTACGAAACGCTGTATCACTCTTTAGCACAACAACGGAACATTCAAGGAGTGGTTGAACCAATTGTGCTGTTAGTGCTGATTATTCGCCACTTAGAGCGTATGGCAGATCATGCCACCAACATTGGCAAGCGCGTTGCCTACATTGTCACTGGGCAGCGGTGA
- a CDS encoding hypothetical protein (IMG reference gene:2510095721), with the protein MHSLFLQLQSRYPTSSLLTELVQVHKGMFIVRALVQVGGTAIATGMASAASVEQAEDQARIRVLSLLGIVADFAEPTLVQPAVASNGSGTTTLATTPEQSWLHSTPQENPSSTSPIPSLPVNFATPKELIDDAPTFNSFNTQVDEPTLPNYLETSFAESNPVASDPVEPVAHPAKPSPPPKPQKVATKIENTPITQVPEADDLSSLIALTDVEMDRIGWTKQEGRDYLKRTYGKSTRQRLDEDELLDFLNYLRALPSLNGL; encoded by the coding sequence ATGCACAGCCTGTTTCTGCAACTGCAATCCCGTTATCCCACAAGTAGCCTGTTAACCGAGCTAGTGCAGGTTCATAAAGGGATGTTTATCGTCAGAGCTTTGGTACAGGTCGGAGGCACTGCGATCGCTACGGGGATGGCATCTGCAGCATCGGTCGAGCAGGCAGAAGACCAGGCTCGTATCCGAGTACTCAGTCTCCTGGGGATCGTAGCAGACTTTGCCGAACCAACTCTGGTACAACCTGCGGTTGCAAGCAATGGCAGTGGTACGACAACCCTAGCAACCACACCAGAACAGTCATGGCTTCACTCAACTCCCCAAGAAAACCCCTCGTCAACCAGTCCAATTCCTTCCCTTCCAGTCAACTTTGCCACTCCTAAAGAATTAATTGATGACGCGCCTACCTTCAACTCATTCAATACCCAGGTAGACGAGCCAACCCTCCCAAACTATCTAGAGACCTCGTTTGCTGAGTCGAATCCTGTTGCATCAGATCCCGTCGAGCCAGTGGCGCATCCTGCAAAGCCATCTCCGCCACCGAAACCTCAGAAAGTAGCCACGAAAATTGAGAACACGCCCATAACTCAAGTGCCAGAAGCAGATGATCTCTCTTCACTCATTGCTCTGACTGATGTCGAAATGGATCGAATTGGTTGGACAAAACAAGAAGGACGCGACTATCTCAAGCGCACCTACGGAAAATCGACCCGGCAACGGCTAGACGAAGATGAGTTACTGGATTTCTTGAATTATCTAAGAGCACTGCCTTCTCTTAATGGACTATAG
- a CDS encoding ATP-dependent Clp protease proteolytic subunit ClpP (IMG reference gene:2510095722~PFAM: Clp protease~TIGRFAM: ATP-dependent Clp protease, proteolytic subunit ClpP) encodes MYWTGSMIPTVIEQSGRGERAFDIYSRLLRERIVFLGQQVDSDLANLVVAQLLFLDAEDPEKDIYLYINSPGGSVTAGMGIFDTMKQIRPDVCTICLGLAASMGAFLLSAGAKGKRMSLPHSRIMIHQPLGGAQGQATDIEIQAKEILYHKQRLNELLAEHTGQPFSRIQEDTERDFFMSAGEAKDYGLIDQVIDRRPSATNPVALV; translated from the coding sequence ATGTATTGGACAGGCTCCATGATTCCCACTGTAATTGAGCAATCTGGTCGCGGCGAACGCGCCTTTGACATCTATTCCCGGCTTTTACGGGAGCGGATCGTCTTTTTAGGACAGCAGGTTGATTCCGATCTGGCGAATTTGGTAGTCGCGCAACTGCTGTTTCTCGATGCTGAAGATCCCGAAAAAGATATTTATCTTTACATCAATTCTCCCGGTGGCTCAGTCACGGCTGGAATGGGCATTTTTGACACGATGAAACAAATTCGCCCGGATGTATGTACGATTTGTCTGGGACTGGCTGCCAGTATGGGTGCCTTTTTACTGAGTGCCGGTGCCAAGGGCAAACGCATGAGCCTTCCCCACTCTCGCATTATGATTCACCAACCGCTAGGCGGTGCTCAAGGACAGGCAACGGATATTGAGATTCAGGCAAAAGAGATTTTGTATCACAAGCAACGGTTGAATGAACTGTTGGCAGAACATACGGGGCAGCCTTTCAGCCGCATTCAAGAAGACACAGAACGGGACTTCTTTATGTCTGCTGGGGAAGCGAAGGATTATGGGTTGATTGATCAAGTGATTGATCGCCGTCCTTCTGCAACCAATCCAGTTGCGCTGGTGTAG